The following coding sequences are from one Paenibacillus stellifer window:
- a CDS encoding response regulator transcription factor encodes MSKVLILEDEDSIRSFIVINLKRNGFEVLEAADGNEALSKLNANPDIDIALLDVMVPGIDGFEVCRRVRESNERIGIIFLTAKVQEQDKVYALSVGADDHVSKPFSPTELIARIQSLLRRVNVHREQSAKVSFHSGPFTLDLIAKQFKREGELIELTPTEFSLVQFFLEKENTPLSRDLLLDHVWGKEYMGDPKIVDVNIRRLRQKIERNPSEPEYLQTVWGHGYKWKGQGQ; translated from the coding sequence ATGAGTAAGGTACTGATACTGGAAGATGAGGATTCAATCCGCAGTTTTATTGTGATTAATTTGAAGAGAAACGGATTCGAGGTGCTGGAAGCGGCGGACGGCAACGAAGCGCTGTCCAAGCTGAATGCGAATCCCGATATCGATATCGCACTGCTTGACGTCATGGTACCGGGCATCGACGGATTTGAAGTATGCCGGCGCGTCCGGGAGAGCAACGAGCGGATCGGCATTATTTTTCTAACGGCCAAAGTGCAGGAGCAGGATAAAGTGTACGCCCTGTCGGTAGGAGCAGACGACCATGTCAGCAAGCCCTTCAGTCCGACGGAGCTTATCGCCCGCATCCAATCGCTTCTGCGGAGAGTGAACGTCCACAGGGAACAATCGGCCAAGGTGTCATTCCACTCCGGACCGTTCACGCTGGATCTGATTGCCAAACAGTTCAAACGGGAAGGGGAACTGATCGAACTGACTCCGACCGAATTCTCGCTCGTACAATTCTTTTTGGAGAAGGAGAACACGCCGCTCAGCCGCGACCTGCTGCTTGACCATGTGTGGGGCAAGGAGTACATGGGCGATCCGAAGATCGTTGACGTGAATATCCGCCGTCTCCGCCAGAAGATCGAGAGAAATCCTTCCGAGCCTGAGTATTTGCAGACGGTGTGGGGCCACGGCTATAAGTGGAAAGGCCAGGGACAATGA
- a CDS encoding phosphonate ABC transporter ATP-binding protein translates to MIIVEHLAKAAGPEQVPVLRDVGFRMESGEMIGLLGASGSGKTTLLRCLALRDKWDKGNFRIDGADILGGGFGAKRKISREWAFLEQNSELNKERTALKNVLIGQAAQTPWWRRLTGVVRTDDYMGAMDELERLGLLDKAKMKTGQLSGGERQRVAIARALVHGAKVILADEPVTGLDPKSAQSVLETLMTLCKETGLTVVAVLPLELAEKYSTRMWVLDKGVIKHDVTGRRLTGAERAGLI, encoded by the coding sequence ATGATTATCGTTGAGCACTTGGCCAAGGCGGCCGGACCGGAACAGGTTCCGGTGCTGCGCGACGTTGGCTTTCGGATGGAATCTGGCGAAATGATCGGGCTGCTGGGCGCCAGCGGCAGCGGCAAGACGACGCTGCTGCGCTGCCTTGCGCTGCGCGACAAATGGGATAAAGGGAACTTCCGGATCGACGGAGCGGATATTCTGGGCGGAGGCTTCGGAGCGAAGCGGAAGATCAGCCGCGAATGGGCGTTTTTGGAACAGAATTCGGAACTGAATAAAGAACGGACGGCGCTGAAGAACGTGCTGATCGGCCAGGCGGCACAGACGCCGTGGTGGAGAAGACTGACCGGCGTCGTGCGTACCGATGATTATATGGGCGCCATGGACGAACTGGAACGGCTCGGGCTGCTGGATAAGGCGAAGATGAAGACCGGACAGCTGAGCGGCGGGGAGCGCCAGCGTGTGGCCATCGCCAGAGCTCTCGTTCATGGCGCCAAGGTTATCCTGGCCGACGAGCCTGTAACGGGTCTTGATCCGAAGTCGGCGCAGAGTGTGCTGGAGACGTTAATGACGCTCTGCAAGGAGACCGGACTTACAGTGGTTGCTGTACTGCCTTTGGAGCTTGCAGAGAAATACTCGACCCGGATGTGGGTGCTCGACAAAGGCGTAATCAAGCACGACGTGACCGGCCGGCGGTTGACGGGCGCGGAGCGTGCGGGATTGATCTGA
- the glgB gene encoding 1,4-alpha-glucan branching protein GlgB translates to MPSPEDIYLFHEGTNYRSYRMLGAHPAVEEGQAGVRFTVWAPNAAYVGLACDRNGWDGNREEDSLYKIPESGIWTRFFAGVLPGTFYKYRIKGPDGSSFLKADPYGFMSEVRPATASVVTQLDGYKWGDAAWRRRSKALYDKPLNIYEMHLATWRQKENIHGKEGGELYSYTEIADLLIPYLREMGYTHVEFMPLAEHPYDLSWGYQGTGYYAATSRFGEPQGLMLLIDRLHQANIGVILDWVPAHFAKDAPGLRLFDGTPTFEYSDPLMAEKPGWGTLSFDFGKPEVLSFLISNALFWYEYYHIDGMRVDAVTSMLRLDFEKGDGQYRRNINGGLENLEAIAFIQKLNTAVFHHYPNALMMAEESSAWPGVTAPVYEGGLGFNYKWNMGWMNDTLAYVEKDFSDRPHHHNLLTFPITYAYSENYTLPLSHDEVVHGKKSLLSKMPGTYEQKFAGLRLLLGYQITSPGKKLLFMGGEFGQFIEWKDQEELDWLLLSYDSHRKMQVYTAALNHFYLAEKALWELDHSFEGYQWITADDRGQSVISYIRKGKKPGDTLIILINFQPVERPDYRIGVPRAGTYDIVFHSGKEEFGGAGAVLEPLKTQKKEMHGQQNSLSLTLDPLSMVILKKRGRRTAEDKPAAVQMSSGTPGEAAGSTGGRAARSKR, encoded by the coding sequence ATGCCGTCACCCGAGGATATTTACTTGTTTCATGAAGGCACCAACTACCGCAGCTACCGGATGCTGGGTGCTCATCCCGCAGTGGAGGAGGGCCAGGCCGGAGTAAGATTCACTGTCTGGGCTCCCAACGCGGCATATGTAGGACTGGCCTGCGACCGGAATGGATGGGACGGAAACCGCGAAGAGGACTCGTTATATAAGATACCCGAATCGGGAATATGGACTCGTTTTTTTGCCGGAGTTTTGCCGGGAACATTTTACAAATACCGTATTAAGGGACCGGACGGCTCGAGCTTTCTAAAAGCCGATCCTTACGGTTTCATGTCCGAGGTTCGCCCTGCTACAGCTTCGGTCGTAACGCAGTTGGACGGCTATAAATGGGGTGACGCTGCCTGGAGGCGCCGCAGCAAGGCCCTTTATGACAAGCCCCTGAATATATACGAAATGCATTTGGCGACATGGAGGCAGAAGGAGAATATCCACGGCAAGGAAGGCGGAGAGCTGTATTCCTATACCGAAATCGCGGATTTGCTGATTCCTTATCTCCGGGAGATGGGTTACACCCATGTGGAATTTATGCCGCTTGCTGAGCATCCCTATGACCTGTCGTGGGGTTATCAGGGTACAGGCTATTACGCAGCGACCAGCCGTTTCGGCGAGCCGCAAGGACTTATGCTTCTGATCGACCGGCTGCACCAGGCGAACATCGGCGTTATTCTCGACTGGGTGCCTGCCCATTTTGCCAAAGATGCGCCCGGTCTGCGCCTGTTTGACGGAACCCCGACCTTCGAATACAGCGACCCCTTGATGGCGGAGAAGCCGGGATGGGGCACGTTGTCATTTGACTTCGGCAAGCCGGAAGTGCTCTCGTTCCTGATCTCCAACGCCCTTTTCTGGTATGAGTACTATCACATCGACGGAATGCGGGTGGATGCCGTAACCAGCATGCTGCGTCTTGATTTCGAGAAGGGTGATGGGCAGTACCGGCGCAACATCAATGGCGGATTGGAGAATCTGGAGGCCATTGCTTTTATCCAGAAGCTGAATACTGCCGTGTTCCATCACTATCCGAACGCTCTGATGATGGCTGAAGAATCCAGCGCCTGGCCTGGTGTGACAGCCCCTGTGTACGAAGGCGGGCTTGGGTTCAACTATAAATGGAACATGGGCTGGATGAACGATACGCTGGCTTATGTCGAGAAGGATTTCTCCGACCGGCCGCATCATCATAACCTGCTCACCTTCCCGATTACGTATGCATACTCCGAGAACTACACGCTTCCGCTGTCTCATGACGAGGTTGTTCACGGCAAGAAATCGCTGCTCAGCAAAATGCCGGGCACGTATGAGCAGAAATTCGCCGGACTCCGGCTGCTGCTCGGGTACCAGATAACAAGCCCTGGCAAGAAGCTGCTGTTCATGGGCGGCGAGTTCGGCCAGTTCATCGAGTGGAAGGACCAGGAGGAGCTGGACTGGCTGCTGCTGTCATACGACAGCCACCGGAAGATGCAGGTCTATACGGCTGCGCTGAATCATTTTTATTTGGCTGAAAAAGCGCTCTGGGAGCTGGATCACAGCTTCGAGGGATACCAATGGATCACGGCAGACGACAGAGGGCAGAGCGTGATATCCTATATCCGCAAGGGCAAAAAACCGGGTGATACGCTCATCATTCTGATCAACTTCCAGCCGGTGGAGCGGCCTGATTACCGGATCGGCGTACCGAGGGCGGGAACGTACGATATCGTCTTTCACTCCGGGAAGGAGGAGTTCGGCGGTGCCGGAGCCGTTCTGGAGCCGCTGAAGACGCAGAAGAAGGAGATGCATGGGCAACAGAACAGTCTGTCGCTGACGCTGGACCCTCTCAGCATGGTTATTCTGAAAAAGCGCGGACGGCGGACAGCGGAGGATAAACCGGCGGCTGTGCAGATGTCATCCGGTACTCCGGGTGAAGCGGCTGGAAGCACAGGTGGCCGTGCAGCGCGTTCCAAACGATAA
- a CDS encoding HAMP domain-containing sensor histidine kinase: protein MIKKGMRRQIVLHYILVVFLALLLVEVIFLIVIRTYYYDSIYTRITTQISQAEYFYRLSNGEDSPVSLQELLSTFELSNTELQVLTLDGNMITSSTGFQPDRTITTSDVPEAVGGGVGRWVGRQPGTNESVMAVSKVLQIHGRDTYVLRYVTSVERVDSDLFNVTLLSAGIVVAVLAVVTAFSFGLANSIIKPLNNITAVSAQMAKGKFNMRIKGDYRYEIGELANTLNYMAQEIVRSNQIKDDFISSISHELRTPLTSIKGWSETLISGGYDPEETKLGMSIISKESDRLIGLVEEILDFSKLQQNEMKLSIGTVAVRELLQEIVLNLWAKAEKKSIRLVLEAEEGLYVRGDANRLKQVFLNLADNAVKFSYEDSNILLSARKVNAEDAEIIVQDSGIGISQEHLHRVKDRFFQVDSLNGGTGLGLAISQQIVELHGGTIEIDSELGKGTQVTVYLPQAEPVVPTDEGRHIALPAADEHGEQEEKEQ, encoded by the coding sequence ATGATCAAGAAGGGGATGCGCAGACAAATTGTTTTACACTATATCCTGGTGGTCTTTCTGGCGCTTCTCCTGGTTGAAGTCATCTTTCTGATCGTCATAAGGACTTACTATTACGACAGTATCTACACTCGGATCACGACACAAATCAGCCAGGCGGAATATTTCTACAGGCTTTCGAACGGAGAGGATTCCCCGGTATCGCTGCAGGAGCTGCTGAGCACATTTGAGCTGAGCAATACGGAGCTTCAGGTGCTTACGCTGGACGGCAACATGATCACAAGCTCAACGGGCTTTCAGCCGGACCGGACGATCACAACAAGCGATGTGCCGGAGGCGGTGGGCGGCGGGGTCGGCAGATGGGTCGGCCGCCAGCCGGGTACGAACGAGAGCGTAATGGCGGTCTCCAAGGTGCTGCAAATTCATGGACGGGATACATATGTCCTGCGCTATGTCACATCCGTGGAGCGTGTCGACAGCGACCTGTTCAATGTAACCTTGCTGTCGGCGGGGATCGTAGTGGCGGTTCTGGCAGTCGTTACCGCGTTCAGCTTCGGACTCGCCAATTCCATCATCAAGCCGCTGAACAATATTACCGCCGTCTCCGCCCAGATGGCAAAGGGCAAGTTCAACATGCGAATCAAGGGCGACTATCGGTACGAGATCGGGGAGCTTGCGAACACCCTCAATTACATGGCCCAGGAAATTGTCAGAAGCAATCAGATCAAGGATGATTTCATCTCCTCGATCTCCCATGAGCTGAGAACCCCGCTGACCAGCATCAAGGGCTGGAGCGAGACGCTGATCTCCGGAGGGTATGATCCCGAGGAGACCAAGCTAGGCATGAGCATCATTTCGAAGGAAAGCGACCGGTTAATCGGCCTGGTGGAGGAGATCCTGGACTTCTCCAAATTGCAGCAGAACGAGATGAAGCTGTCGATCGGAACCGTGGCTGTCCGAGAGCTGCTTCAGGAGATTGTGCTGAATTTGTGGGCCAAAGCGGAGAAGAAGAGCATCCGCCTCGTGCTGGAAGCGGAAGAAGGGCTTTATGTAAGAGGAGATGCCAACCGGCTGAAGCAGGTCTTTCTGAACTTGGCTGATAATGCGGTCAAATTCTCCTATGAAGATTCCAATATTCTGCTCTCTGCCCGAAAGGTGAATGCGGAAGACGCGGAAATCATCGTACAGGACAGCGGAATCGGAATCAGCCAGGAGCATCTGCATCGCGTGAAGGACCGGTTCTTCCAAGTCGACTCGCTTAACGGCGGCACTGGTCTGGGACTTGCGATTTCCCAGCAGATTGTGGAGCTGCATGGCGGCACCATCGAAATTGACAGCGAGCTGGGCAAGGGAACGCAGGTCACAGTCTATCTGCCGCAGGCAGAGCCTGTAGTGCCGACGGATGAAGGGCGGCATATTGCCCTTCCGGCAGCCGATGAACACGGGGAGCAGGAGGAGAAGGAACAGTGA
- the glgA gene encoding glycogen synthase GlgA: MKVLFAAAEGHPFIKTGGLADVIGALPKALKEAGVDVRVVLPKYKGIPEQYRSRMEPVGVIKVPVGWRSQYCGIERIVHEGVPFYFIDNEYYFGRDGIYGYMDDGERFSFFNRAVLEILPEIGFQADIIHCHDWHAAVVPVLLNGHYRSQPFYSGMRTVFTIHNLLYQGVFPYEVLGDLLGLDSSYFLGVEYYGNVNFMKGGIVFSDYVTTVSPTYSQEIRTPYFGYGLDGLLNSRADHLSGIVNGIDTKAYNPATDSKIFSKYRTNLAKKVENKIGLQQELGLPIAPHIPMVAMVTRLVDSKGLDLVTRVLDEMLYYDNIQFVLLGTGDEAYEAWFRDAAWRYPSKLSSQIKFSDELSRKIYAASDLFLMPSKFEPCGISQLLALRYGSIPVVRETGGLNDTVHSYNEATGEGNGFTFRDYNAHDMMHTLRRAVSLYHQPEHWKRVTRNAFAGDYSWDVSAEQYTAIYRDLIQPAISEADPGVAIEEG; encoded by the coding sequence ATGAAAGTGCTATTTGCCGCTGCGGAAGGACATCCGTTCATCAAGACGGGAGGTCTGGCCGATGTGATCGGAGCGCTGCCGAAAGCGCTGAAGGAAGCCGGAGTGGATGTTAGGGTGGTGCTCCCCAAATACAAGGGCATTCCCGAGCAGTACCGCTCCCGGATGGAGCCGGTTGGAGTTATCAAGGTTCCTGTAGGCTGGCGGAGCCAATACTGCGGGATTGAGCGTATTGTGCATGAAGGCGTCCCGTTCTATTTCATCGATAACGAATACTATTTCGGCCGGGACGGCATCTACGGCTATATGGATGACGGCGAGCGGTTCTCTTTCTTTAACCGGGCGGTGCTCGAGATCCTGCCGGAGATCGGCTTTCAGGCGGATATCATTCACTGCCATGATTGGCACGCCGCCGTCGTTCCCGTGCTGCTGAATGGTCATTACCGCAGCCAGCCATTCTACAGCGGGATGCGCACCGTCTTCACCATACATAACCTCCTGTATCAGGGTGTGTTCCCATACGAGGTTCTGGGCGATCTGCTTGGGCTGGACAGCAGCTACTTCCTTGGCGTAGAGTATTACGGCAACGTGAATTTCATGAAGGGCGGAATCGTATTCAGCGATTATGTGACAACGGTCAGTCCGACCTACTCCCAGGAGATCCGGACGCCTTATTTCGGATATGGTCTCGATGGGCTGCTTAATTCACGCGCTGATCATTTGAGCGGAATCGTCAACGGGATAGACACGAAGGCGTACAACCCAGCTACCGATTCCAAAATCTTCTCCAAATACCGGACGAATCTCGCCAAGAAGGTTGAGAACAAGATCGGCCTGCAGCAGGAGCTCGGACTCCCGATAGCGCCGCATATTCCGATGGTTGCCATGGTGACACGGCTGGTTGATTCCAAAGGCCTTGATTTGGTAACCCGGGTTCTGGACGAGATGCTCTATTACGACAACATCCAGTTCGTGCTGCTGGGAACCGGGGACGAGGCGTATGAAGCCTGGTTCCGCGACGCAGCATGGCGCTATCCGTCGAAGCTCTCCTCTCAGATTAAGTTCAGCGATGAGCTATCCCGCAAAATTTATGCGGCCAGCGATCTGTTTCTGATGCCCTCGAAGTTCGAGCCATGCGGCATCAGCCAACTGCTGGCGCTGCGGTACGGCAGCATTCCGGTGGTCCGCGAGACGGGCGGATTGAACGATACCGTACATTCCTATAATGAAGCGACCGGGGAAGGGAATGGCTTCACGTTCCGCGATTACAACGCACATGACATGATGCACACCCTGCGCCGTGCCGTCTCACTCTACCATCAGCCGGAGCATTGGAAGCGGGTGACCCGCAACGCCTTCGCGGGCGACTATAGCTGGGATGTATCGGCGGAGCAGTATACCGCTATCTACCGGGATTTAATCCAGCCGGCCATTTCCGAAGCCGACCCGGGTGTCGCAATTGAAGAAGGCTGA
- a CDS encoding glucose-1-phosphate adenylyltransferase codes for MSKKDCIAMLLAGGEGRRLAPLTSDMAKPAVPFGGHYRIIDFPLSNCVNSGIDTVGVLTQYAAESLHTHIGEGDPWGLRTEEGKGIALLPSGTEQKGSYVGTADAIYKNIDYIDSLDPEHVLILSGDHIYHMDYRQMLEHHQRMDADATISVMEVPWEQASRFGVMNVDDNLQITDFVEKPPKPLSNLASMGIYLFRWSYLKAHLMKDAGSSASSHDFGKDVIPAMLQNDDSLFAYRFKGYWRDVGTVESLWEAHMDLLAGDNDWGLDISQWPMYSRTLVARPAAIRCKAQGSSHNALISEHASVEGVVKRSVVFANVEIGKLAIVKNSVIMPGARIGKNVYIENAIIGEDAVIMDGAVVTGSVDTITVIGPRETVAPKPAVRTSRLFQEVYENTSRLRAGGLLS; via the coding sequence ATGAGTAAAAAAGATTGCATCGCTATGCTTCTCGCAGGCGGCGAGGGACGCAGACTTGCTCCTCTTACATCCGATATGGCCAAACCGGCAGTCCCATTCGGCGGACATTACCGGATCATCGATTTTCCCCTCAGCAACTGTGTGAATTCCGGTATTGATACGGTTGGGGTACTGACGCAATATGCGGCAGAATCCTTACACACCCATATCGGCGAGGGGGACCCTTGGGGACTCCGGACCGAGGAAGGCAAAGGAATCGCTCTTCTGCCCTCCGGCACCGAACAAAAAGGCAGCTATGTAGGAACCGCAGACGCCATTTATAAGAATATCGATTATATCGACAGCCTGGACCCGGAGCATGTGCTGATCCTGTCCGGCGATCACATTTACCATATGGATTACCGCCAGATGCTGGAGCACCACCAGCGTATGGATGCGGACGCAACCATATCCGTTATGGAGGTTCCATGGGAACAAGCGAGCCGGTTCGGCGTGATGAATGTGGATGATAACCTTCAAATTACGGACTTTGTCGAAAAACCGCCGAAGCCGCTGAGCAACCTCGCTTCGATGGGCATATACCTGTTCCGCTGGAGCTATCTGAAGGCGCATCTTATGAAGGATGCGGGGAGCAGCGCTTCCAGCCACGACTTCGGCAAGGACGTCATACCCGCCATGCTGCAGAATGACGATTCACTGTTCGCCTACCGCTTCAAGGGGTACTGGCGCGATGTCGGTACAGTGGAGAGCCTGTGGGAAGCCCACATGGATCTCTTGGCCGGCGACAATGATTGGGGCCTCGATATCAGCCAATGGCCGATGTACAGCCGGACGCTGGTTGCCAGACCAGCGGCAATCCGCTGCAAGGCACAGGGTTCGTCTCATAATGCTCTGATCAGCGAGCATGCTTCAGTTGAGGGCGTCGTGAAGCGCTCTGTCGTGTTCGCCAATGTGGAAATCGGCAAATTGGCAATCGTCAAGAACAGCGTCATTATGCCTGGAGCGCGAATCGGCAAGAATGTCTATATCGAGAACGCCATTATCGGCGAGGATGCTGTCATTATGGACGGCGCGGTCGTAACCGGCAGCGTGGATACCATTACTGTAATCGGTCCTCGTGAGACGGTTGCCCCCAAACCGGCTGTCCGCACATCCCGGTTGTTCCAGGAAGTATACGAGAACACAAGCAGACTGCGCGCCGGCGGGCTGCTGTCCTAG
- a CDS encoding alpha-glycosidase has translation MQLEALYHVPRDKWAYAYDRETVHLRIRAKRGDAAAITVVSGDKYDWDGTCAEAQMEVAAADDLFDYWEAHVKPRFRRLTYYFRIESGDETFFVCEKGILPEEPLPPRGNFEYPFIHPVDLFEVPAWAKDAVFYQIMPERFANGDPGNDPEGTKPWGGKPERENFFGGDIQGVIDHLDYLSDLGINAIYFTPLFLSPSNHKYDIVDYKQVDPHFGDNKLLKELVERCHNRGIRVLLDAVFNHCSREFPAFLDVLENGADSRYAGWFHIKSFPLEVVDGIPTYDTFGFYPDMPKFNTANPEVKAFLLDVAEYWIKEIKLDGWRLDVSDEIDHSFWRDFRKVVKRANPEAYIVGEVWSDSLSWLLGDQFDSVMNYPLSDTVLEFFGGKMDSGTFSNRLGSLLMRYPQQTNEAIFNLLCSHDTPRLLNCLGEDKRRMKLAVVFLFTFIGTPCIFYGDEIGLTGEGDPDCRKCMEWDPAKQDHELHDFYRTLIGLRKNHVTLRSGRYRMLKACRDESCLVYEREDSKQQFTIWMNNSAEPRTLTLPFETDDWRDALSGNRVKTDGGRISLTLEPFGFRILQREL, from the coding sequence TGGGCCTATGCTTACGACAGAGAAACCGTACATCTGCGGATTCGCGCCAAACGCGGTGACGCCGCTGCAATAACCGTTGTATCCGGCGATAAATACGATTGGGACGGTACTTGTGCCGAAGCTCAAATGGAAGTCGCGGCAGCGGATGACCTGTTTGATTATTGGGAAGCACATGTGAAGCCGAGATTCAGACGCCTGACTTATTATTTCCGGATTGAATCCGGGGATGAGACTTTTTTTGTATGTGAAAAAGGCATTCTGCCGGAAGAGCCGCTTCCGCCCCGCGGCAACTTCGAATATCCGTTCATCCATCCGGTTGATCTGTTTGAGGTGCCTGCATGGGCCAAAGACGCCGTCTTCTACCAGATTATGCCGGAGCGGTTCGCGAACGGTGATCCCGGCAATGATCCGGAAGGAACGAAGCCTTGGGGCGGCAAGCCTGAAAGGGAGAATTTCTTCGGAGGTGATATCCAGGGAGTTATCGATCATTTGGATTACTTGAGTGATCTCGGGATCAACGCGATCTACTTCACTCCCTTGTTCCTGTCTCCCTCCAATCACAAGTATGATATTGTCGATTACAAACAGGTCGATCCTCATTTTGGAGATAACAAACTTCTTAAAGAACTGGTTGAACGATGTCATAACAGAGGGATACGCGTGCTGCTGGACGCAGTGTTTAACCACTGCAGCCGGGAATTCCCCGCGTTTCTGGATGTGCTGGAGAACGGAGCGGATTCAAGGTATGCCGGCTGGTTTCATATCAAGTCCTTTCCGCTTGAGGTTGTGGACGGGATTCCGACATACGATACCTTCGGTTTCTACCCCGATATGCCCAAATTCAACACGGCGAATCCGGAGGTTAAAGCATTTCTGCTGGACGTGGCCGAATACTGGATCAAGGAAATCAAGCTGGACGGCTGGCGGCTCGATGTCTCGGATGAAATCGACCATTCGTTCTGGCGGGATTTCCGCAAAGTCGTGAAGCGGGCGAATCCGGAGGCTTACATTGTCGGCGAAGTGTGGAGTGACTCCCTGTCCTGGCTGCTTGGCGACCAGTTCGATTCCGTTATGAACTATCCGTTGTCGGATACGGTCTTAGAGTTCTTTGGAGGCAAAATGGACAGCGGCACGTTCAGCAACAGGCTTGGCTCTCTCCTCATGCGCTATCCGCAGCAGACCAACGAAGCGATCTTCAATCTGCTGTGCAGCCATGATACGCCCCGCCTGCTGAACTGCCTGGGGGAAGACAAGCGGCGGATGAAGCTCGCAGTCGTATTCCTGTTCACCTTCATCGGCACCCCTTGTATTTTCTATGGCGACGAGATCGGGCTGACGGGCGAAGGCGATCCCGACTGCCGGAAGTGCATGGAATGGGACCCGGCTAAACAGGATCATGAGCTTCACGATTTCTACCGGACCCTGATCGGACTGCGAAAGAATCACGTAACGCTCCGCAGCGGCCGTTACCGGATGCTGAAGGCTTGCCGGGACGAGTCCTGCTTGGTGTATGAGCGGGAAGACAGCAAGCAGCAATTTACAATCTGGATGAATAATTCCGCAGAGCCGCGTACTCTAACTCTTCCGTTTGAGACAGATGACTGGAGGGACGCGTTATCCGGAAACCGTGTAAAGACGGATGGCGGCAGGATTAGCCTCACGCTGGAGCCGTTCGGCTTCCGGATATTGCAGCGCGAGCTGTAG
- a CDS encoding GNAT family N-acetyltransferase produces MSLPNTGEVMTSIGSLTVRRVQENQTEAAVKLLRDAAGWMQTTGLTQWNPEQFTDGEVRRYFTEREVYMAFKDDIPAAVFTLQFGDPQYWGSQSDDRYAYLHRLAVALPFRGSGIGGELLKYAAVNAKSCGHRGLRLDTIEYNVKLNRYYQTQGFRYMGTNDAGGGRLVNLYEKIEDDGDDKAIRLQYFDESDFSVIAGWSSSPESLKQWAGPSLQFPLRHEELAEYIREANRPAVSKLLAYSVIHSASGDTVGHISLANIDRDNGHGRIGRVVLAPGCRGQGYGRSMMAEAMRIGFEGLKLHRLSLGVFDFNAPALSLYESLGFRREGEQVEAARFGDRYVNLIDMAMLDREWKNIRSSVLK; encoded by the coding sequence GTGAGTTTGCCAAATACGGGAGAGGTAATGACATCGATCGGGTCACTTACAGTGAGACGCGTTCAGGAGAACCAGACGGAAGCGGCAGTGAAGCTGCTTCGTGACGCTGCAGGCTGGATGCAGACGACAGGGCTGACCCAATGGAATCCGGAGCAGTTCACCGATGGGGAAGTGCGGCGGTATTTCACCGAGCGTGAAGTCTACATGGCCTTCAAGGACGATATCCCGGCAGCCGTATTTACGCTGCAATTCGGCGATCCCCAGTACTGGGGAAGCCAGAGCGACGACCGCTATGCCTATTTGCACCGGCTGGCGGTTGCTCTTCCCTTCCGGGGTTCGGGCATCGGCGGGGAGCTGCTGAAATATGCAGCCGTGAATGCGAAATCCTGCGGACACCGGGGCCTGCGGTTGGATACCATCGAGTACAACGTGAAGCTGAACCGCTATTATCAGACACAAGGTTTCCGCTACATGGGAACGAATGACGCCGGTGGCGGACGGCTGGTTAATCTGTATGAGAAGATCGAGGATGATGGAGACGATAAGGCGATTCGTCTGCAGTATTTCGATGAGTCGGATTTTAGCGTTATTGCAGGCTGGAGCTCATCACCCGAGTCGCTGAAGCAATGGGCCGGCCCTTCGCTGCAATTTCCGCTGCGGCATGAAGAGCTGGCGGAGTATATCCGCGAAGCGAACCGGCCCGCTGTGTCCAAGCTGCTGGCATACAGCGTCATCCACAGCGCCAGCGGCGACACCGTTGGCCATATCAGTCTCGCGAACATCGACCGCGATAACGGGCATGGCCGAATCGGCCGGGTCGTGCTGGCACCCGGCTGCCGGGGACAAGGCTATGGCCGGAGCATGATGGCCGAGGCGATGCGGATCGGCTTTGAAGGCTTGAAGCTGCATCGGCTGTCTCTGGGCGTCTTCGATTTCAACGCCCCGGCACTCTCGTTATACGAGTCGCTTGGATTCCGCAGGGAAGGCGAGCAGGTGGAAGCCGCCCGCTTCGGCGACCGCTATGTCAACCTGATCGACATGGCGATGCTGGACCGCGAATGGAAGAACATCAGAAGCTCGGTTCTCAAGTAG